A window of the Bacillus andreraoultii genome harbors these coding sequences:
- a CDS encoding ISL3 family transposase: MQMNNNIIMPGLEDVKILKVEQMDDRLALFVEMEARTHTCPRCGAKTRQIHDYRMQKIKHLKWFERLCYIFYNKRRYRCDACEKRFPEKNNFVERYKRFTKEWNQAVNVRSVQAKTFKELAQQYGTSISTVIRRFDAFAENEVGEVKELPRVIAIDEYKGDTKEGKYQLIIANGDTREPLDILPNRKGKTISQYLRKYGANVEIVIMDMSHSFKSAVRKALDHPLIIADHFHFCRYIYWALDKVRRRIQSDWNDYDRKKCKKMRYVFYKDSAKLTENERWYLDRYRGMSKELDMAYQLKEAYCEWFKQAKENGSEGMRKTKEGLNTFYQLVRDTGVQEFLRSIRTFKNWEKEILNSFMYSYSNGFLEGINNHTKVIKRNAYGFRNFKRARARILLSHKYKGIGVHLG; the protein is encoded by the coding sequence TAGATGTGGTGCCAAAACACGACAAATTCATGATTATCGAATGCAGAAAATCAAGCATTTAAAGTGGTTTGAACGCCTCTGCTATATCTTTTATAACAAGAGACGATATCGTTGTGATGCTTGCGAGAAGAGGTTTCCTGAGAAAAACAATTTTGTGGAGCGTTATAAACGGTTTACCAAAGAGTGGAATCAGGCTGTAAACGTGAGAAGTGTTCAAGCCAAAACATTTAAGGAACTAGCTCAACAATATGGTACTTCGATTTCAACGGTTATAAGACGATTTGATGCATTTGCCGAAAATGAAGTAGGGGAAGTTAAGGAACTCCCGAGAGTAATCGCTATAGATGAGTATAAAGGGGATACCAAAGAAGGAAAGTATCAGTTAATCATCGCAAACGGAGATACAAGAGAGCCTTTGGATATATTACCGAATAGAAAAGGAAAAACAATATCACAATACTTACGAAAGTATGGGGCCAATGTAGAAATAGTCATTATGGACATGAGCCATTCCTTTAAATCGGCTGTACGAAAGGCCTTAGATCATCCACTAATTATAGCCGACCATTTTCATTTTTGTCGCTATATCTATTGGGCACTTGATAAAGTAAGAAGGCGGATTCAGTCAGATTGGAATGATTATGACCGGAAAAAGTGTAAAAAAATGAGATATGTATTTTACAAAGATAGTGCGAAACTAACCGAAAACGAGAGATGGTACCTAGATCGATACCGTGGTATGTCGAAGGAACTAGATATGGCGTATCAATTAAAAGAGGCTTATTGTGAATGGTTCAAACAAGCGAAAGAAAATGGTTCAGAAGGTATGCGTAAAACCAAAGAAGGCTTAAACACGTTTTATCAGTTAGTTAGAGATACTGGAGTGCAGGAATTTCTACGCAGCATACGGACGTTTAAAAACTGGGAAAAAGAAATTTTAAATAGTTTTATGTATAGCTATTCTAATGGATTTCTGGAAGGAATAAATAACCACACAAAGGTAATAAAACGGAATGCGTATGGTTTCAGAAACTTCAAACGAGCAAGAGCTAGAATATTGTTATCACACAAGTATAAAGGAATAGGGGTCCATCTAGGCTAG